A genomic stretch from Microbacterium proteolyticum includes:
- a CDS encoding CBU_0592 family membrane protein, translated as MAIIGWVGTVMLVAAYALLTAGRLTAGGWIYQSMNLVGGLALLINCISLSAWPSAALNLVWFGIGLVGLVRSRRRRAVREPLQTGASPARAASAE; from the coding sequence ATGGCAATCATCGGCTGGGTGGGGACGGTGATGCTCGTCGCGGCCTACGCACTGTTGACCGCGGGCAGACTGACCGCCGGCGGATGGATCTACCAGTCGATGAACCTCGTGGGAGGCCTCGCGCTGCTGATCAACTGCATCTCGCTCTCGGCGTGGCCGTCGGCCGCCCTGAACCTCGTCTGGTTCGGCATCGGTCTGGTGGGGCTTGTGCGCAGCCGCCGGCGCAGGGCGGTCCGCGAGCCGCTGCAGACAGGCGCCTCCCCCGCTCGCGCTGCATCAGCTGAGTGA
- a CDS encoding helix-turn-helix domain-containing protein encodes MPIIIDIDVMIARRKMGVGELAERIGITPANLAVLKNGRAKAVRFSTLGALCEVLDCQPGDLLRWEPEAEPAEDSALAGTRA; translated from the coding sequence GTGCCGATCATCATCGACATCGACGTGATGATCGCGCGCCGAAAGATGGGCGTCGGCGAGCTCGCGGAGCGGATCGGCATCACCCCTGCCAACCTCGCCGTCCTCAAGAACGGGCGGGCGAAGGCGGTACGGTTCTCGACGCTCGGCGCGCTCTGCGAGGTGCTCGACTGCCAGCCCGGTGATCTGCTGCGCTGGGAGCCCGAAGCCGAGCCCGCGGAGGACTCGGCGCTGGCCGGCACTCGAGCCTGA
- a CDS encoding DUF2975 domain-containing protein, whose amino-acid sequence MNSLLSRAAQTAIAIALIGSVVVQAMILPAIYRDLTDAPPVARVTFVVLLGLGILALQVFAVCVWRLLTRVRAGTVFAVGAFREIDVIAWSLGVVVVVLVTIALMLAPGGTAPGAVGLIGGAAVVICGVVLLVRVMKGLLRQAIAREDEVVGLRTELGEVI is encoded by the coding sequence ATGAACTCCCTCCTCAGTCGCGCCGCACAGACGGCGATCGCCATCGCTCTCATCGGGTCCGTCGTCGTGCAGGCCATGATCCTGCCGGCGATCTACCGGGATCTGACCGATGCACCCCCCGTCGCGAGGGTGACCTTCGTGGTGCTTTTGGGGCTTGGCATCCTGGCCCTTCAGGTCTTCGCGGTCTGTGTATGGCGCCTGCTGACGAGGGTGCGTGCAGGAACCGTGTTCGCGGTCGGTGCCTTTCGCGAGATCGACGTGATCGCTTGGTCGCTCGGTGTGGTCGTTGTTGTGCTCGTGACGATCGCCCTGATGCTCGCGCCGGGAGGAACCGCCCCCGGGGCGGTCGGACTCATCGGCGGTGCCGCGGTCGTCATCTGCGGTGTGGTGTTGCTCGTGCGGGTCATGAAGGGTCTGCTGCGTCAGGCCATTGCACGCGAGGACGAGGTCGTGGGCCTCCGCACCGAACTGGGCGAGGTGATCTGA
- a CDS encoding aldehyde dehydrogenase: protein MDTMEMMKSMDMGEMSMDMDAMQECMQSLNACAMAAAMCAGSDMMHGPEMATCCAMCSNMVEMAQATMHMMMRPAGMNMDVMSAMMTACMTMGKACAAECRAHADMDEMCRYCAMACDDMAMKCEAMMASMSA from the coding sequence ATGGACACCATGGAAATGATGAAGTCGATGGACATGGGCGAGATGTCGATGGACATGGATGCAATGCAGGAGTGCATGCAGTCGCTCAACGCGTGCGCGATGGCCGCGGCGATGTGCGCCGGCAGCGACATGATGCACGGCCCCGAGATGGCGACCTGCTGCGCCATGTGTTCCAACATGGTCGAGATGGCCCAGGCGACGATGCACATGATGATGCGCCCGGCCGGCATGAACATGGACGTGATGAGCGCCATGATGACCGCCTGCATGACCATGGGCAAGGCCTGCGCCGCCGAGTGCCGCGCGCACGCCGACATGGACGAGATGTGCCGCTACTGCGCGATGGCCTGCGACGACATGGCCATGAAGTGCGAGGCGATGATGGCCTCGATGTCCGCCTGA
- a CDS encoding nuclease, with translation MSRTISSTVHPIQRCMAASNPAAWWDGLVVEADGSVATVALLNGATVNLRIVGPAVEIAAGEPVAYHPVAELLSASTVITTARVA, from the coding sequence ATGTCCCGCACGATCTCGTCGACAGTCCACCCGATCCAGCGCTGCATGGCAGCCTCGAACCCCGCCGCATGGTGGGACGGCCTCGTGGTCGAGGCCGATGGCTCGGTTGCGACGGTTGCGCTGCTGAACGGCGCAACGGTGAACCTGCGGATAGTCGGCCCCGCGGTCGAGATCGCGGCGGGGGAGCCGGTGGCCTACCACCCGGTCGCGGAACTGCTCAGCGCGTCGACGGTCATCACGACCGCGCGCGTCGCCTGA
- a CDS encoding rhodanese-like domain-containing protein — MTHPSSPDSTPADPQKPAARRPAWVTPVAFAAVAVLGVTAGVIGANSLRAPATTPATTVNDGTARAASLTVEYGQSRGFDDVRQDEVLVSTEWLDENLDDPNVVVIEVSEGRQSSALTRYEAGHIPGAVEFVWYRDFVEQIERDLVSQDHFTALAQSAGVNPDSTVVLYGDANNWFASYGAWVFKLYGHDDVRLLDGGRAAWEAQGRELSPAAPTPATGTWEAEAPNSDIRAFQSEVLAVSQGEKDGVLIDIRGPQEFAGEIGVAEGFGGEAAAKWGHIPGAINAPWGKIVNQQADGGDGTFKNIEAIREHYAALGVDGTKPVYVYCRIGERASHTWYALSQILGYDVKLYDGSWTEWGNSVGVPVANPTLEASGGYSGLWGGQ, encoded by the coding sequence ATGACACACCCCTCTTCCCCCGATTCCACCCCGGCCGACCCGCAGAAGCCGGCTGCCCGCCGGCCGGCCTGGGTGACTCCCGTCGCGTTCGCCGCGGTCGCCGTACTCGGTGTCACCGCCGGCGTGATCGGCGCGAACAGCTTGCGCGCACCGGCCACCACCCCCGCGACCACCGTGAACGACGGCACCGCGCGGGCCGCCAGCCTCACTGTCGAGTACGGACAGTCGCGCGGGTTTGACGACGTACGCCAAGACGAGGTGCTCGTGAGCACCGAGTGGCTCGACGAGAACCTCGACGACCCGAACGTGGTGGTGATCGAGGTGAGCGAGGGCCGGCAGTCGAGCGCCCTCACGCGCTACGAGGCCGGACACATCCCCGGCGCGGTCGAGTTCGTCTGGTACCGCGACTTCGTCGAGCAGATCGAGCGCGACCTCGTCAGCCAAGACCACTTCACCGCCCTCGCGCAGTCCGCGGGCGTGAACCCCGACAGCACCGTCGTGCTCTACGGCGACGCGAACAACTGGTTCGCCTCGTACGGCGCGTGGGTGTTCAAGCTCTACGGCCACGACGACGTGCGCCTGCTCGACGGTGGCCGCGCCGCGTGGGAGGCCCAGGGCCGTGAGCTCTCGCCGGCAGCCCCGACCCCGGCGACCGGAACGTGGGAGGCCGAAGCACCCAACTCCGACATCCGCGCATTCCAGTCCGAGGTGCTCGCGGTGTCGCAGGGCGAGAAGGACGGCGTGCTCATCGACATCCGCGGACCGCAGGAGTTCGCGGGCGAGATCGGCGTCGCCGAGGGCTTCGGCGGAGAGGCTGCGGCGAAGTGGGGCCACATCCCCGGTGCCATCAACGCGCCGTGGGGGAAGATCGTCAATCAGCAGGCCGACGGCGGCGACGGCACGTTCAAAAACATCGAGGCGATTCGCGAGCACTATGCCGCGCTGGGTGTCGACGGCACCAAGCCCGTCTACGTCTACTGCCGCATCGGCGAGCGCGCCAGCCACACGTGGTACGCGCTGAGCCAGATCCTGGGATACGACGTCAAGCTGTACGACGGTTCATGGACGGAGTGGGGCAACTCGGTCGGCGTTCCGGTCGCCAACCCGACCCTCGAGGCGAGCGGTGGATACAGCGGCCTCTGGGGCGGGCAGTGA
- a CDS encoding YeeE/YedE family protein: MTLAHESATVAGVPSEKGAGDRRVLGWTRGDTVRTIVALAIAAALLTTAALLDAGRGAGQGPTAAFALLTGTALGILFERGRFCFFCIFRDLFEKRNSRGAYAILTALAVGLVGYAVVFALRVPVPVPGTSAPGAHVGPVSVALVFAGIAFGLGVVISGGCIGGHLYRLGEGSLRAFPALAGSILGFGLGFLTWNPLASTFILGAPAPWLPAAAGYGVAVAFQLAVIVAIGIWLLKWNPPVDARPAYRVDATELRRVLFFRRWPALLTGALVGLASVVYYLRVGPLGVTSQLSSLTRTALETNGLMPDTLIGLDASLGGCVAFVVETITENGWLLIGIFAGSLAAALPGRRFRLERLTVRGTGTALIGGILLGWGAILGLGCTIGVFLSGIQASSASGWIFAASVVLALGIGFRAGLHRGT, translated from the coding sequence GTGACCCTGGCGCACGAGTCAGCGACGGTCGCCGGCGTTCCTTCTGAGAAGGGCGCCGGCGACCGCCGCGTGCTCGGGTGGACGCGCGGCGACACCGTCCGCACGATCGTCGCCCTCGCGATCGCGGCGGCACTGCTCACCACGGCGGCTCTGCTCGACGCCGGTCGGGGCGCCGGCCAAGGGCCGACCGCAGCGTTCGCCCTGCTGACGGGCACGGCTCTCGGCATCCTGTTCGAGAGGGGGCGCTTCTGCTTCTTCTGCATCTTCCGCGACCTTTTCGAGAAGCGGAACAGCCGCGGCGCGTATGCGATCCTCACTGCTTTAGCCGTGGGCCTCGTCGGGTACGCGGTCGTCTTCGCGCTGCGGGTGCCCGTCCCGGTGCCGGGTACGTCCGCACCCGGAGCGCACGTCGGGCCGGTCAGTGTCGCACTAGTGTTCGCGGGCATCGCCTTCGGCCTCGGCGTCGTGATCTCGGGAGGCTGCATCGGCGGCCACCTGTATCGCCTCGGCGAAGGGAGCCTGCGAGCCTTTCCCGCCCTGGCGGGATCGATCCTCGGCTTCGGCCTCGGGTTCCTCACCTGGAATCCCCTCGCATCCACCTTCATCCTGGGCGCCCCCGCGCCCTGGCTTCCGGCTGCGGCGGGCTACGGTGTCGCCGTCGCCTTCCAGCTCGCCGTGATCGTGGCGATCGGCATCTGGCTGTTGAAGTGGAACCCGCCGGTCGACGCTCGTCCCGCGTACCGGGTGGATGCCACCGAGCTGCGCCGCGTGCTGTTCTTCCGCCGGTGGCCGGCGCTGCTCACGGGGGCGCTGGTCGGTCTCGCGAGCGTTGTCTATTACCTGCGGGTGGGCCCCCTCGGGGTGACGAGCCAGCTCTCGAGCCTCACCCGAACCGCTCTCGAGACGAACGGCCTCATGCCCGACACGTTGATCGGACTCGATGCGTCGCTGGGCGGATGCGTCGCGTTCGTCGTCGAGACCATCACCGAAAATGGCTGGCTGCTCATCGGCATCTTCGCTGGTTCGCTCGCCGCCGCTCTGCCGGGGCGGCGCTTCCGCCTCGAGCGGCTGACGGTGCGCGGAACCGGCACGGCGCTGATCGGCGGCATCCTCCTCGGCTGGGGCGCGATCCTCGGGCTCGGCTGCACGATCGGCGTGTTCTTGTCGGGGATTCAGGCGTCATCGGCATCGGGATGGATCTTCGCCGCATCGGTCGTGCTGGCCCTGGGGATCGGCTTTCGAGCGGGACTCCACCGCGGCACGTGA
- a CDS encoding LysR family transcriptional regulator: MIDVHGLRALIAVADAGSVTAAAALLHYTPSNVTQRVQRLEHAVGAPLLERVGRGVVLTELARRLVDEGRPAVLRLDDLAEVAASDRPAGRVRVAAFPTALRGLVVPLIATLRDTCPAVRIEPVEREPADATRQVRLGLADLAVVKSWGAAPTGHADPDLHREMLGHDAVDVILPADHPLGGRSRLTWADLVDESWAVTPNDDPYRRWLESTTGLGRSAGTVYEAAEFQSLLAFVERGLAIAALPRLGRGPLPPGTAAVPLADGAAFREIAAIVRTPRRDGATIRAVLDGLRHEMVEAVRVHVQRCTTRSRAAVESRSKADPQGQHDRCGEDPSRCR; encoded by the coding sequence ATGATTGATGTGCACGGGCTCCGCGCGCTCATCGCCGTGGCCGACGCGGGATCGGTGACCGCAGCCGCCGCCCTGCTGCACTACACCCCGTCGAACGTCACCCAGCGCGTGCAACGGCTGGAGCACGCGGTCGGCGCACCGCTTCTCGAGCGGGTGGGGCGCGGGGTCGTCCTGACCGAACTGGCTCGCCGGCTCGTGGACGAGGGCCGCCCGGCGGTGCTGCGTCTCGACGATCTCGCCGAGGTCGCGGCATCCGATCGCCCCGCCGGCCGCGTGCGGGTCGCCGCCTTTCCGACCGCCTTGCGCGGACTGGTCGTGCCGCTCATCGCCACGCTGCGCGACACGTGTCCGGCGGTGCGGATCGAGCCGGTCGAGCGCGAACCCGCGGATGCCACCCGTCAGGTGCGCCTCGGGCTCGCCGACCTCGCCGTCGTGAAGTCGTGGGGGGCCGCGCCGACCGGGCACGCCGACCCCGACCTGCACCGGGAGATGCTCGGGCACGACGCCGTCGACGTCATCCTTCCCGCCGACCACCCGCTCGGGGGCCGTTCGCGCCTGACCTGGGCCGACCTCGTCGACGAGAGCTGGGCCGTGACCCCCAACGATGACCCCTACCGCCGGTGGCTGGAGTCGACGACCGGACTCGGCCGGAGCGCCGGAACGGTGTACGAGGCCGCGGAGTTCCAGTCGCTTCTCGCCTTCGTCGAGCGCGGGTTGGCGATCGCGGCCCTGCCGAGGCTCGGGCGCGGGCCGCTGCCGCCCGGCACGGCCGCGGTGCCGCTGGCAGACGGGGCCGCCTTCCGCGAGATCGCGGCCATCGTGCGCACCCCTCGCCGCGACGGGGCGACGATCCGCGCCGTTCTCGACGGTCTTCGGCACGAGATGGTCGAGGCGGTGCGGGTGCACGTCCAGCGCTGCACGACGCGGTCACGTGCCGCGGTGGAGTCCCGCTCGAAAGCCGATCCCCAGGGCCAGCACGACCGATGCGGCGAAGATCCATCCCGATGCCGATGA
- a CDS encoding DMT family transporter, whose product MTQTTPPAIGIPTPRNPRTRASVLLALAMAGWGTIGLFSIQAGTDAITTTAWRCVFGAATLLVLSLATRSFQTSIWTRRAVLLTVVGGLALVANWAFLFFSFSQTTITITTVAYHLEPFFLVALGALASRTAPRRGDVAWLFAAFGGLLLATQFVGARGIQPLDAAQLLGVGAALAAGALYAVATFAAQHTSGIRPYPMTLIQCVVGAAILLPFAHSLDWGGSSWGWIAVMGIVHTGLLYSILYSTARVLSTITLAALSFVNPAVAVLVDVLVYGHLPDALQLLGIAIIAAATLAMTLRNR is encoded by the coding sequence GTGACCCAGACGACGCCCCCTGCCATCGGCATCCCCACGCCGCGGAACCCGCGCACGCGCGCGAGCGTGCTGCTGGCGCTCGCGATGGCCGGGTGGGGCACGATCGGCCTGTTCAGCATCCAGGCGGGCACCGACGCGATCACGACGACCGCCTGGCGCTGCGTGTTCGGCGCGGCGACACTTCTCGTGCTGTCCCTTGCGACGCGGTCGTTCCAGACCTCGATCTGGACGCGGCGCGCGGTCCTGCTGACCGTGGTCGGTGGCCTCGCGCTGGTCGCGAACTGGGCGTTCCTCTTCTTCTCGTTCAGCCAGACGACGATCACCATCACGACGGTCGCCTATCACCTCGAGCCGTTCTTCCTCGTCGCGCTCGGTGCGCTCGCCAGTCGCACAGCGCCGCGGCGGGGCGACGTGGCGTGGCTGTTCGCCGCGTTCGGCGGACTGCTGCTCGCGACGCAGTTCGTCGGCGCTCGCGGCATCCAACCGCTCGACGCGGCGCAGCTGCTGGGCGTCGGGGCGGCGCTGGCCGCCGGCGCGCTCTACGCCGTCGCCACCTTTGCGGCACAGCACACCAGTGGCATCCGTCCCTACCCGATGACGCTCATCCAGTGCGTCGTGGGCGCCGCGATCCTGCTCCCATTCGCGCACTCGCTCGACTGGGGCGGGTCGTCGTGGGGGTGGATCGCCGTCATGGGCATCGTCCACACCGGCCTGCTGTACTCGATCCTCTACAGCACCGCCCGCGTGCTCTCGACGATCACGCTCGCCGCCCTGTCATTCGTGAACCCCGCCGTCGCCGTGCTCGTCGACGTCCTGGTCTACGGGCACCTGCCCGACGCCCTGCAATTGCTGGGCATCGCAATCATCGCCGCGGCGACCTTGGCGATGACGCTGCGCAACCGCTGA
- a CDS encoding VOC family protein, producing the protein MLTVGSIVIRVDDLVRQREFWTRALDYVPRGASDDFVVLEPRAGAGPHVSLDAMRSSRVLPPRIHLDLYADDQAAEVARLVELGAREVEWSGRPADADYVILEDPEGNRFCVVDIAER; encoded by the coding sequence ATGCTCACCGTCGGGTCCATCGTCATCCGCGTCGACGACCTCGTTCGGCAACGGGAGTTCTGGACACGCGCGCTCGACTACGTGCCGCGCGGTGCCTCCGACGACTTCGTGGTCCTCGAACCGCGCGCGGGCGCGGGCCCCCACGTGTCGCTCGACGCCATGCGCTCGTCACGGGTGCTCCCCCCGCGCATCCACCTCGACCTGTACGCCGACGATCAGGCGGCAGAGGTCGCCCGGCTGGTCGAGCTCGGCGCCCGCGAGGTGGAGTGGAGCGGGCGACCGGCCGACGCGGACTACGTCATCCTCGAAGACCCCGAGGGCAACCGGTTCTGCGTCGTGGACATCGCCGAACGCTGA
- a CDS encoding formate/nitrite transporter family protein, whose amino-acid sequence MSDDRRREIGDSDEAVEDELAESFDATVTEGAERLNRPWRIVLITGFFGGLEVGLGVAAYLGVLHQTGDHLLAGLAFSVGLIALLLAHSELFTENFLMPIAALVAKEGTFGQLARLWGGTLVANLAGGWVFMGLLTTAFPDWHETLAESAHHYVDAPFGWQSIVLAVLGGSTITLMTRMQQGTQSDPAKIVATVIGGFLLAGLQLFHSILDSLLIFGAIQSGADITYLDWLGWFGYVLLFNVLGGLVLVTALRLLRTKDLFAERKKG is encoded by the coding sequence GTGAGCGACGACCGCCGACGCGAGATCGGCGACTCGGACGAGGCCGTCGAAGACGAGCTCGCCGAATCGTTCGATGCGACGGTCACGGAGGGCGCGGAACGACTCAACAGGCCGTGGCGCATCGTTCTGATCACCGGGTTCTTCGGCGGACTCGAGGTGGGGTTGGGCGTCGCCGCGTACCTCGGGGTGCTGCATCAGACGGGCGACCACCTTCTCGCCGGCCTGGCGTTCAGCGTCGGACTCATCGCCCTGCTGCTTGCCCACAGCGAGCTGTTCACCGAGAACTTCCTCATGCCCATCGCCGCGCTGGTCGCCAAGGAGGGCACGTTCGGGCAGCTCGCCCGGCTCTGGGGTGGAACGCTCGTCGCCAACCTGGCCGGCGGGTGGGTGTTCATGGGATTGCTCACCACCGCGTTCCCCGACTGGCACGAGACGCTCGCCGAATCGGCGCACCACTACGTAGACGCCCCGTTCGGGTGGCAGAGCATCGTCCTCGCCGTGCTGGGCGGCAGCACCATCACCCTGATGACACGGATGCAGCAGGGCACCCAGTCCGACCCCGCCAAGATCGTCGCCACCGTCATCGGCGGCTTCCTCCTCGCCGGGTTGCAACTCTTCCACTCCATCCTCGACTCGCTCCTCATCTTCGGAGCGATCCAGTCGGGTGCCGACATCACCTATCTCGACTGGCTGGGCTGGTTCGGGTACGTCCTGCTCTTCAACGTGCTCGGCGGGCTCGTACTCGTCACGGCCCTTCGGCTGCTGCGCACGAAGGACCTTTTCGCGGAGCGCAAGAAGGGGTGA
- a CDS encoding DUF1653 domain-containing protein has product MDIEPGIYEHFKGQRYEVFGTARHSETEEVFVSYRKLYDDYSYWVRPVEMFTGTVERDGYSGPRFRRVA; this is encoded by the coding sequence ATGGACATAGAACCCGGCATCTACGAACACTTCAAGGGCCAGCGCTACGAGGTGTTCGGAACGGCGAGGCATTCCGAGACCGAAGAGGTCTTCGTCTCGTACCGCAAGCTCTACGACGACTACTCGTACTGGGTGCGTCCGGTCGAGATGTTCACGGGGACGGTCGAGCGCGACGGCTATTCGGGGCCGCGATTTCGGCGGGTCGCCTGA
- a CDS encoding MarR family winged helix-turn-helix transcriptional regulator: MPPAISDDALAEFADVVMRVAREIDPNGPQAPDIISLTGTEALVMRWVHHNPGASPSAVAKATALQRSNCSVALRSLVAKGLIERQTAPDDARAVRLQPTALAEESVRKLHAYWADRLRVALDGDDAGVQAAAALLARVDEALRRGDDAPPAS; the protein is encoded by the coding sequence GTGCCCCCCGCGATCTCCGACGATGCTCTCGCCGAGTTCGCCGACGTCGTGATGCGCGTCGCGCGCGAGATCGATCCGAACGGCCCCCAGGCGCCCGACATCATTTCGCTGACGGGAACGGAAGCACTCGTCATGAGGTGGGTGCACCACAATCCCGGCGCCTCGCCGAGCGCCGTCGCCAAAGCAACCGCACTGCAGCGCAGCAACTGCAGCGTTGCGCTGCGCTCGCTGGTCGCGAAGGGCCTCATCGAGCGTCAGACTGCTCCGGATGATGCCCGCGCCGTGCGCTTGCAGCCCACCGCTCTGGCGGAGGAGAGCGTGCGGAAGCTCCACGCCTACTGGGCCGACCGCCTGCGTGTCGCGCTCGACGGCGACGATGCCGGGGTTCAGGCAGCGGCCGCCCTGCTCGCTCGTGTCGATGAGGCACTGCGCCGCGGCGACGATGCCCCTCCGGCGTCATGA
- a CDS encoding multidrug effflux MFS transporter, which yields MTTDTDSVHTQLASPSNGITTPLLLVLGLLSAVAPFATDLYLPAFPQMTVELTTSATTVQLTLTAFLIGVTAGQLVFGPLSDRFGRVPPLIAGAALCVLASAIAVFAPNVAVLVVARLLQGLGGAAGMVIGRAVISDLATGKAAARAFSLMMIVGGVAPVVAPLLGGLLTGPIGWRGLLAIVLGLSVAMLVAVLVVVRETHLRARRDALRAERVASGSPLRALWSRTFIGYTTVFAFGFAVMMAYISASPFLYQNMLGLDTVGYGMMFGLNALALVFVSALAPKLTAARSVESVLTLGIAIVTASTIAFALLVFSGAPAFWLAVPLFTAVGSLGLVFGNATALALGAVPRIAGSASAVLGAAQFGLAAVVSPLVSLGGEGTAAPLAVVMLASAAIAAVALAVTRRAEGVAKARSAAGR from the coding sequence ATGACGACCGATACCGACTCCGTGCACACGCAACTGGCATCCCCTTCGAACGGCATCACGACGCCCCTCCTGCTGGTGCTCGGCCTCCTGAGTGCCGTCGCGCCCTTCGCCACCGACTTGTATCTGCCGGCGTTCCCGCAGATGACCGTCGAGCTGACGACGTCGGCCACGACCGTGCAACTGACGTTGACGGCGTTCCTCATCGGCGTGACCGCCGGACAGCTCGTGTTCGGCCCGCTCTCCGACCGGTTCGGGCGCGTCCCGCCCCTCATCGCCGGAGCCGCGCTGTGCGTGCTCGCGAGCGCCATTGCGGTCTTCGCGCCGAACGTCGCCGTGCTCGTCGTCGCGCGTCTTCTGCAGGGCCTGGGCGGGGCCGCCGGAATGGTGATCGGCCGCGCGGTCATCTCCGATCTCGCGACCGGAAAGGCCGCCGCGCGTGCCTTCTCCCTCATGATGATCGTCGGTGGCGTCGCCCCGGTCGTCGCCCCGCTCCTCGGCGGTCTGCTGACCGGCCCCATCGGCTGGCGCGGGTTGCTGGCGATCGTTCTGGGGCTGTCGGTGGCCATGCTCGTCGCCGTGCTCGTCGTGGTGCGCGAGACGCACCTGCGCGCCCGCCGCGACGCGCTGCGCGCGGAGCGGGTGGCATCCGGATCCCCCCTGCGGGCACTGTGGTCTCGGACCTTCATCGGCTACACGACGGTGTTCGCGTTCGGCTTCGCCGTGATGATGGCGTACATCTCGGCGTCGCCGTTCCTCTACCAGAACATGCTCGGGCTCGACACGGTCGGATACGGAATGATGTTCGGCCTGAACGCGCTCGCGCTGGTGTTCGTGAGCGCGCTCGCACCGAAGCTCACCGCCGCCCGTTCGGTCGAGAGCGTCCTGACCCTCGGTATCGCGATCGTGACCGCGTCGACCATCGCCTTCGCGCTTCTCGTCTTCTCGGGAGCACCGGCGTTCTGGCTCGCGGTGCCGCTCTTCACGGCCGTCGGGTCACTGGGCCTGGTGTTCGGAAACGCGACCGCGCTGGCACTCGGTGCCGTCCCCCGCATCGCCGGGAGCGCCTCGGCCGTGCTGGGAGCCGCCCAGTTCGGGCTGGCCGCAGTGGTCTCGCCGCTGGTCAGCCTGGGCGGTGAGGGCACCGCCGCTCCCCTGGCCGTCGTCATGCTCGCGTCTGCGGCGATCGCCGCGGTCGCCCTCGCGGTCACGCGCCGCGCGGAGGGGGTGGCGAAGGCGCGCAGCGCGGCGGGGCGCTGA
- a CDS encoding epoxide hydrolase family protein, with protein MSDQKTTNRIERFEPHATDEDLVALRARLTSTRLPERATTPHDARSRDRWEQGPPLADIVELIEYWRTTYDWRPFERRLNEIGQFRTVVDGLGIHFLHRRSPRPDATPLVLTHGWPGSVAEFVDIIDELAEPQDAETPAFHVVVPSLPGYGYSDKPTGEGWGTERIAAAWVQLMGRLGYDRFLAHGGDWGGPVTIALGGRFPAHVIGIHTTMPIAPPGLSLDGLDATERQWVEHTRAFERNRLAYARVMATAPQTIGYSLVDSPVGLLAWILEKFFEWSDTVDSPFETISRDRFLDNVTLYWLTATGASAARIYFESHQSLDPDLRVTVPAALTTYPHDIEKHPRPWAEERFRHIVRWRAPEAGGHFPALEMPGEFVRDLREGLAAVLAASE; from the coding sequence ATGAGCGACCAGAAGACGACGAACCGGATCGAGCGCTTCGAGCCGCACGCCACCGACGAGGACCTCGTCGCGCTGCGCGCACGCCTGACATCGACGCGACTCCCCGAACGCGCAACAACACCTCACGACGCGCGAAGCCGCGATCGGTGGGAGCAAGGCCCACCCCTCGCCGACATCGTCGAGCTGATCGAGTACTGGCGCACCACCTATGACTGGCGTCCGTTCGAGCGTCGACTCAATGAGATCGGCCAGTTTCGCACGGTCGTCGACGGGCTCGGCATCCATTTCCTCCACCGCCGTTCGCCGCGGCCGGATGCCACTCCGCTCGTTCTCACCCACGGCTGGCCGGGGAGCGTCGCCGAGTTCGTCGACATCATCGACGAGCTCGCCGAGCCTCAGGATGCCGAGACCCCGGCGTTCCACGTCGTCGTGCCGTCGCTGCCGGGGTATGGCTACTCCGACAAGCCCACCGGAGAGGGGTGGGGCACGGAACGCATCGCGGCCGCGTGGGTCCAGCTCATGGGCAGGCTCGGGTACGACCGCTTCCTCGCCCACGGGGGCGATTGGGGCGGGCCGGTCACCATCGCGCTCGGTGGCCGGTTTCCGGCGCACGTCATCGGCATCCACACCACCATGCCGATCGCGCCGCCCGGGCTTAGCCTCGACGGGCTCGACGCCACCGAACGGCAGTGGGTCGAGCACACTCGCGCCTTTGAGAGGAACCGTCTCGCCTACGCGAGGGTCATGGCGACCGCGCCGCAGACGATCGGGTACTCCCTGGTCGACTCGCCCGTCGGGCTGCTCGCATGGATCCTGGAAAAGTTCTTCGAATGGAGCGACACGGTCGACTCGCCGTTCGAGACCATCTCGCGCGACCGCTTCCTTGACAACGTGACCCTGTACTGGCTCACCGCGACCGGCGCATCTGCGGCACGGATCTATTTCGAGAGTCACCAATCGCTCGATCCCGACCTGCGGGTGACGGTGCCCGCGGCCCTCACCACCTACCCGCACGACATCGAGAAGCATCCGCGGCCCTGGGCGGAGGAGCGGTTCCGCCATATCGTGCGATGGCGGGCGCCCGAGGCGGGCGGTCACTTTCCCGCGCTGGAGATGCCGGGGGAGTTTGTGCGCGATCTGCGGGAGGGGCTGGCGGCGGTGCTTGCGGCGTCGGAGTGA